The Anabaena sphaerica FACHB-251 region TAGCTCAGGTATCAATATATAACCATGACTTATCCAAAAAGTCGGGTATCTGGTTATTAAAAAGTTTTAAGTGCTGAGTCCTGAGAGAAGAAGCAAGAATCATGTTAGTCGATGGATTTCTTGTTTCTCCCTAGCTCAGTCCTCAGCACTATTTTACTGAGTATTTTAAATTCCCAGTATTTTAGTATGCTAGACCCATACTGCGAGTTGTTTCAGCGCCCAGATAAACCCGGATGCTCAAAAAGTCAGTGGGGCAAGCTGTTTCACAACGTTTGCAGCCTACGCAGTCTTCTGTGCGGGGTGAAGATGCCACTTGAGCAGCTTTACAGCCATCCCAAGGAACCATCTCTAGAACGTCAGTGGGGCAAGCGCGGACGCATTGGGTGCAGCCGATGCAGGTATCGTAGATTTTTACGGTATGAGACATTGAAAAAACTGCTCCTTTCAGGTGTTCTTCTCTGGGAAGGAATCATAATCAAGGCATAGTTTACCGCAGTGCTGGATGGGCTGTAAGTAAAAGGCTACATAACTTCAAACAATTTAATAAGCTCTCTCAACAGTTTATCTGCCAAGATCGCCGCTATTCAGCTTTAATCAGCAACATCGCCCTCTGGCGTTGAAGTTGTTGACTCTCCAGAACAAAGCCAAATTGTAAAGATGTGTAAAGCCCAAGTCAATTCCCCAAAGCTAAACCTATAGTACCTATTGATTGATGGCTATGCAATGTCAGAAGCCACAAGATGGCAAAGAAATCATAACATTCAGTTATGGAGGCAGGAGGTTAG contains the following coding sequences:
- the psaC gene encoding photosystem I iron-sulfur center protein PsaC — its product is MSHTVKIYDTCIGCTQCVRACPTDVLEMVPWDGCKAAQVASSPRTEDCVGCKRCETACPTDFLSIRVYLGAETTRSMGLAY